From Parus major isolate Abel chromosome 1A, Parus_major1.1, whole genome shotgun sequence, the proteins below share one genomic window:
- the TMEM213 gene encoding transmembrane protein 213, which yields MKHLSCEPWAALAVLLLTAALWDSCSAAAEDISNASTTEYEPPCLNVNFCRQAATCCPSGMDDYGWIAAAVGWSLWFLTLILLCMDKIIKLRPDEPKYLVA from the exons ATGAAGCACCTCTCCTGCgagccctgggcagccctcGCTGTGCTCCTCCTCACCGCTGCCCTCTGGGATTCCTGCTCAGCAG cagctgaagacaTCTCCAATGCTTCAACAACTGAGTATGAACCACCATGTCTTA ACGTGAACTTCTGCAGGCAAGCGGCCACGTGCTGCCCTTCGGGCATGGATGACTACGGGTGGATCGCAGCGGCTGTTGGCTGGAGCCTCTGGTTTCTGACCCTCATCCTGCTCTGCATGGACAAGATCATCAAACTCCGGCCTGATGAACCCAAATACTTGGTGGCCTGA